In Streptomyces seoulensis, the following are encoded in one genomic region:
- a CDS encoding Uma2 family endonuclease encodes MDYAKMRAIAGELGAYAERLEGAWSVEIGPSGPVLAMMCPSKRHEGTVRRICKQLDEQLLRTHPGYICASGPEIEHPAIGRMRLPDAVVIPEDALDEEGIAVDAAQVLGVVEIVSPSNPASDYTEKLADYPAMGIAHYLIVDPRTGTIEAHSDPCKGRYVRKDVYIFGDTVPFGPWLIDTADFRRYGKAGN; translated from the coding sequence ATGGACTACGCGAAGATGCGCGCGATCGCCGGGGAGCTCGGCGCCTACGCCGAGCGGCTCGAAGGAGCCTGGAGCGTCGAGATCGGTCCGTCGGGCCCGGTACTGGCCATGATGTGCCCGTCGAAGCGTCATGAGGGCACGGTTCGCCGCATCTGCAAGCAGCTGGATGAACAGCTTCTCCGCACCCATCCCGGCTATATCTGCGCGAGCGGCCCCGAGATCGAACACCCGGCGATCGGCCGTATGCGTCTCCCCGACGCGGTCGTCATTCCCGAGGACGCCCTCGACGAAGAGGGCATCGCGGTCGATGCGGCGCAGGTGCTGGGGGTCGTCGAGATCGTGTCTCCGTCGAACCCGGCCAGTGACTACACCGAGAAGCTGGCCGACTACCCCGCCATGGGCATCGCCCACTACTTGATCGTCGACCCCCGCACCGGCACGATCGAAGCCCACTCCGACCCCTGCAAGGGCCGCTACGTCCGCAAGGACGTGTACATCTTCGGCGACACCGTCCCCTTCGGCCCCTGGCTGATCGACACCGCCGACTTCCGGCGATACGGCAAGGCCGGGAACTGA
- a CDS encoding acetyl/propionyl/methylcrotonyl-CoA carboxylase subunit alpha has product MFDTVLVANRGEIAVRVIRTLRALGVRSVAVFSDADADARHVREADTAVRIGPAPASESYLSVERLLEAAARTGAQAVHPGYGFLAENAGFARACEEAGLVFIGPSADAIALMGDKIRAKETVAAYGVPVVPGSSGSGLTDAQLADAAREIGTPVLLKPSAGGGGKGMRLVRDVSALEDEIAAARREARASFGDDTLLVERWIDRPRHIEIQVLADGHGNVVHLGERECSLQRRHQKIIEEAPSVLLDEATRAAMGEAAVQAARSCGYRGAGTVEFIVPGNDPSSYYFMEMNTRLQVEHPVTELITGLDLVEWQLRVASGEPLGFAQEDVTLTGHAVEARICAEDPSRGFLPSGGTVLLLTEPQGDGVRTDSGLSEGTEVGSLYDPMLSKVIAYGPDRATALRKLRAALAETVTLGVPTNAGFLRRLLAHPAVMAGELDTGLVERAVDDLIPSGVPEEVYEAAAAVRLEELRPSGEGWVDPFSVPDGWRLSGTPKPVSFPLRVGGLEPVTRTARAAEVTDDRVTVTLDGVRHTFRRAADWLGRDGDAWQVRDHDPVAASLSRSAHAGADSLTAPMPGTVTVVKVAVGDEVEAGQSLLVVEAMKMEHVVSAPHAGTVAELDVTPGSTVAMDQVLAVIAPKEETE; this is encoded by the coding sequence GTGTTCGACACAGTGCTGGTCGCCAACCGGGGCGAGATCGCCGTACGGGTCATCCGTACGCTCCGTGCGCTCGGCGTGCGCTCGGTGGCGGTCTTCTCCGACGCCGACGCCGACGCGCGGCACGTCCGGGAGGCCGACACGGCCGTCCGGATCGGCCCGGCCCCGGCTTCGGAGAGCTATCTGTCGGTGGAGCGGCTGCTGGAGGCCGCCGCCCGCACCGGCGCCCAGGCGGTCCACCCCGGCTACGGCTTCCTCGCCGAGAACGCCGGCTTCGCGCGCGCCTGCGAGGAGGCGGGGCTCGTCTTCATCGGGCCGTCCGCCGACGCCATCGCCCTGATGGGCGACAAGATCCGCGCCAAGGAGACGGTGGCGGCGTACGGGGTGCCGGTCGTGCCGGGCTCCAGCGGCAGCGGCCTGACCGACGCCCAACTGGCCGACGCGGCCCGGGAGATCGGCACCCCCGTGCTACTCAAGCCCTCGGCGGGCGGCGGCGGCAAGGGCATGCGTCTGGTGCGGGACGTCTCCGCCCTGGAGGACGAGATCGCGGCCGCCCGCCGCGAGGCCCGCGCCTCCTTCGGCGACGACACCCTGCTGGTGGAGCGGTGGATCGACCGCCCCCGGCACATCGAGATCCAGGTGCTCGCCGACGGCCACGGCAACGTGGTCCACCTCGGCGAGCGCGAGTGCTCGCTCCAGCGGCGCCACCAGAAGATCATCGAGGAGGCGCCCAGCGTCCTGCTCGACGAGGCGACCCGCGCCGCGATGGGCGAGGCGGCCGTGCAGGCGGCCCGCTCGTGCGGCTACCGGGGCGCGGGCACGGTGGAGTTCATCGTGCCGGGCAACGACCCGTCCTCGTACTACTTCATGGAGATGAACACCCGTCTCCAGGTCGAGCACCCCGTCACCGAGCTGATCACCGGCCTGGATCTGGTCGAGTGGCAGCTGCGGGTGGCCTCCGGCGAGCCGCTGGGCTTCGCCCAGGAGGACGTGACCCTCACCGGGCACGCGGTGGAGGCGCGCATCTGCGCCGAAGACCCCTCGCGGGGCTTCCTCCCCTCCGGCGGAACGGTCCTGCTGCTGACCGAGCCGCAGGGCGACGGCGTCCGCACCGACTCCGGGCTCAGCGAGGGCACCGAGGTCGGCAGCCTGTACGACCCGATGCTGTCCAAGGTGATCGCCTACGGCCCCGACCGCGCGACCGCCCTGCGCAAGCTCCGCGCGGCCCTCGCGGAGACGGTCACCCTGGGCGTCCCGACCAACGCGGGCTTCCTGCGCCGCCTCCTCGCCCACCCTGCCGTGATGGCGGGCGAACTGGACACCGGGCTGGTGGAGCGCGCGGTGGACGACCTGATCCCGTCCGGCGTGCCGGAGGAGGTCTACGAGGCTGCGGCGGCCGTGCGCCTGGAGGAGCTGCGCCCCTCGGGCGAGGGCTGGGTGGACCCCTTCTCGGTGCCGGACGGCTGGCGGCTGAGCGGGACTCCGAAGCCGGTGTCGTTCCCGCTGCGTGTCGGGGGACTCGAACCCGTCACCCGGACCGCCCGCGCTGCCGAGGTCACCGATGACCGGGTGACCGTCACCCTGGACGGCGTCCGGCACACCTTCCGCCGCGCCGCCGACTGGCTCGGGCGGGACGGGGACGCCTGGCAGGTGCGGGACCACGACCCGGTCGCCGCCTCGCTGAGCCGCTCCGCGCACGCGGGCGCCGACTCGCTGACCGCGCCCATGCCGGGCACGGTGACGGTGGTGAAGGTGGCCGTGGGCGACGAGGTCGAGGCCGGGCAGAGCCTGCTGGTGGTGGAGGCGATGAAGATGGAGCACGTCGTCTCCGCCCCGCACGCCGGCACGGTCGCCGAACTCGACGTGACGCCCGGCAGCACGGTCGCCATGGACCAGGTGCTGGCCGTCATCGCGCCGAAGGAGGAGACGGAGTGA
- a CDS encoding hydroxymethylglutaryl-CoA lyase — MVVPEPGLPTRVRIHEVGARDGLQNEKTAVPTKVKAEFIRRLRTAGLTTIEATSFVHPKWVPQLADAEELFPQISDVDAELPVLVPNQRGLDRALALGARRIAVFASATESFAKANLNRTVDESLAVFEPVVRQAKDAGAHVRGYVSMCFGDPWEGEVPLPQVVRVCTALRDMGCDELSLGDTIGVATPGQVRALLTLLDEAGLPTAELGVHFHDTYGQALANTYAALQHGVTTVDASAGGLGGCPYAKSATGNLATEDLVWMLRGLGIETGVDLEALTATSVWMAGHLGRPSPSRTVRALGPTTQPDKDQ, encoded by the coding sequence ATGGTCGTCCCCGAGCCCGGCCTGCCCACGCGGGTCCGCATCCACGAGGTGGGCGCGCGCGACGGCCTGCAGAACGAGAAGACGGCCGTACCGACGAAGGTGAAGGCGGAGTTCATCCGCCGCCTGCGCACGGCGGGCCTGACCACCATCGAGGCGACCAGCTTCGTGCACCCCAAGTGGGTGCCCCAACTGGCCGACGCCGAGGAGCTGTTCCCGCAGATCTCCGACGTGGACGCCGAACTGCCCGTGCTGGTCCCCAACCAGCGCGGCCTGGACCGGGCGCTCGCCCTCGGCGCGCGCCGGATCGCGGTGTTCGCCAGCGCCACGGAGTCCTTCGCCAAGGCCAACCTCAACCGCACGGTGGACGAGTCGCTGGCGGTGTTCGAGCCGGTGGTGCGGCAGGCCAAGGACGCGGGCGCCCATGTGCGCGGCTATGTGTCGATGTGCTTCGGCGACCCCTGGGAGGGCGAGGTACCGCTCCCCCAGGTGGTCCGGGTGTGCACGGCCCTGCGGGACATGGGCTGCGACGAGCTGAGCCTCGGCGACACCATCGGCGTCGCCACCCCGGGCCAGGTCCGCGCCCTGCTCACCCTGCTCGACGAGGCGGGCCTGCCCACGGCGGAACTCGGCGTGCACTTCCACGACACCTACGGCCAGGCGCTCGCCAACACCTACGCGGCGCTCCAGCACGGCGTCACCACCGTCGACGCCTCCGCGGGCGGCCTCGGCGGCTGCCCCTACGCCAAGTCCGCCACCGGCAACCTCGCCACCGAGGACCTGGTCTGGATGCTGCGCGGCCTCGGCATCGAGACCGGCGTCGACCTGGAGGCGCTGACCGCCACCAGCGTCTGGATGGCCGGCCACCTGGGCCGCCCGAGCCCCTCCCGCACCGTCCGCGCCCTCGGCCCCACGACCCAGCCCGACAAGGACCAGTGA
- a CDS encoding PucR family transcriptional regulator, producing MSEPTAPSVPPTPPVPLSALLAREDLGLRQIAGPPAPDTVIHWAHTSEMADPYPYLLGGELLLTAGVHVPEAAGADGGAPRSSEAESSGDYFEDYVSRIVAAGGAALGFGLAPVHDTVPRALVAACEAYGLPLLEVPPRTTFSGVARAVWQLMAQARLAELRRVTEAQQSLAAAASRPDPVPSVLRQLAQRLSAHALLYGPDGTVIASAGRAPVPGTQEALRKLTAVVRPDTAREAPASATDALADTQLAAYALGGSSGFVLGVATRGREPADHTIASVAAVLLSLLTGEHQSGAGAARSSALVRLLLGAAPAEVAGLLGSGGRWLVVHARPEHGTPDPVGATALGAALGSPLIDLGRDVVRVLVPAGREPAAQPGWTLGVGAPAEPDGWPAADAQAARALARARATRAPLVRHGVRPGLTELVPRADAEEYARTLLAPLAAAPALTETLRTWLSLHGSWDRTAVALDVHRNTVRQRVTRCATLLGTDLDDPDVRMELWFALRDR from the coding sequence ATGTCGGAGCCGACCGCCCCGTCCGTCCCGCCGACCCCGCCCGTACCGCTCTCCGCGCTGCTGGCCCGCGAGGACCTGGGTCTGCGCCAGATCGCCGGTCCCCCGGCGCCGGACACCGTGATCCACTGGGCGCACACCTCGGAGATGGCCGACCCGTACCCGTATCTGCTGGGCGGCGAGCTGCTGCTGACGGCGGGGGTGCACGTGCCGGAGGCTGCTGGAGCCGATGGGGGTGCCCCCCGCTCGAGCGAAGCCGAGAGCTCGGGGGACTACTTCGAGGACTACGTGTCCCGGATCGTCGCGGCCGGCGGCGCGGCCCTCGGCTTCGGGCTGGCCCCGGTGCACGACACGGTGCCACGCGCGCTGGTCGCCGCCTGCGAGGCGTACGGGCTTCCGCTGCTGGAGGTGCCGCCCCGGACCACGTTCTCCGGGGTGGCCCGCGCGGTGTGGCAGCTGATGGCGCAGGCCCGGCTCGCCGAGCTGCGCCGGGTCACCGAGGCCCAGCAGAGCCTCGCGGCCGCCGCCTCCCGTCCCGACCCGGTCCCCTCGGTGCTGCGCCAGCTCGCCCAGCGCCTCTCCGCGCACGCCCTGCTGTACGGCCCGGACGGCACGGTGATCGCGAGCGCGGGCCGCGCCCCGGTGCCGGGCACCCAGGAGGCGCTGCGGAAACTGACGGCGGTGGTACGGCCGGACACCGCACGGGAGGCTCCCGCCTCGGCCACCGATGCCCTGGCGGACACCCAGCTCGCCGCCTACGCGCTCGGCGGGAGCAGCGGGTTCGTGCTCGGTGTTGCCACGCGCGGGCGTGAACCGGCCGACCACACCATCGCCTCCGTCGCCGCCGTCCTGCTCTCCCTGCTGACCGGCGAGCACCAGAGCGGGGCGGGCGCGGCCCGGTCCTCGGCACTGGTGCGGCTGCTGCTGGGCGCGGCCCCGGCGGAGGTGGCCGGGCTGCTGGGGAGCGGCGGGCGGTGGCTCGTCGTGCACGCCCGCCCGGAGCACGGCACCCCCGACCCCGTGGGCGCGACCGCCCTCGGCGCGGCGCTCGGCTCACCCCTGATCGACCTGGGCCGGGACGTCGTACGCGTCCTCGTGCCCGCCGGGCGGGAGCCGGCCGCGCAGCCCGGCTGGACGCTGGGCGTCGGCGCGCCCGCCGAACCCGACGGCTGGCCGGCCGCCGACGCGCAGGCCGCCCGCGCGCTGGCCCGCGCCCGCGCCACCCGCGCCCCGCTGGTCCGGCACGGCGTCCGGCCGGGCCTGACCGAACTGGTGCCGCGCGCGGACGCGGAGGAGTACGCGCGAACCCTCCTCGCCCCGCTCGCGGCGGCCCCGGCGCTCACCGAGACCCTGCGCACCTGGCTTTCCCTGCACGGGAGTTGGGACCGTACGGCCGTCGCGCTGGACGTGCACCGCAACACCGTCCGCCAGCGCGTCACCCGCTGCGCGACCCTCCTCGGCACGGATCTGGACGATCCGGACGTACGCATGGAGCTGTGGTTCGCGCTGCGCGACCGATGA
- a CDS encoding carboxyl transferase domain-containing protein: MHEAPELTSAADPASTAWQANEQAHLALGEELRAKLAAAALGGGEKARARHTARGKLLPRDRVDALLDPGSPFLELAPLAADGMYEGQAPAAGVIAGIGRVSGRECVIVANDATVKGGTYYPMTVKKHLRAQEVALDNRLPCVYLVDSGGAFLPMQDEVFPDRDHFGRIFYNQARMSAAGIPQIAAVLGSCTAGGAYVPAMSDEAVIVRDQGTIFLGGPPLVKAATGEVVTAEELGGGEVHSRVSGVTDHLAEDDAHALRIVRNIVATLPARKDAPWEVTAAVEPKVDPFGLYGAVPVDSRTPYDVREIIARVVDGSRFSEFKSEFGQTLVTGFARIHGHPVGIVANNGILFSESAQKGAHFIELCDQRGIPLVFLQNISGFMVGKDYEAGGIAKHGAKMVTAVACTRVPKLTVVVGGSYGAGNYSMCGRAYSPRFMWMWPGAKISVMGGEQAASVLATVKRDQMEARGEEWPAEDEDAFKAPIRAQYEGQGSAYYATARLWDDGVIDPLQTRQVLGLALTACANAPLGEPRFGVFRM; this comes from the coding sequence ATGCACGAGGCACCGGAGCTGACGAGCGCGGCAGACCCCGCGTCGACGGCCTGGCAGGCCAATGAACAGGCCCATCTCGCCCTGGGCGAGGAACTGCGCGCCAAGCTGGCGGCCGCGGCCCTCGGCGGCGGCGAGAAGGCGCGCGCCCGCCACACCGCGCGCGGCAAGCTGCTGCCGAGGGACCGGGTGGACGCCCTGCTCGATCCCGGCTCCCCCTTCCTGGAGCTGGCCCCTCTCGCGGCCGACGGGATGTACGAGGGCCAGGCCCCGGCGGCGGGGGTGATCGCCGGCATCGGCCGGGTCAGCGGCCGCGAATGCGTGATCGTCGCCAACGACGCGACCGTCAAGGGCGGCACGTACTACCCGATGACGGTGAAGAAGCACCTGCGCGCCCAGGAGGTGGCCCTCGACAACCGCCTGCCCTGTGTCTACCTGGTGGACTCCGGCGGCGCCTTCCTGCCCATGCAGGACGAGGTCTTCCCCGACCGCGACCACTTCGGCCGCATCTTCTACAACCAGGCCCGCATGTCCGCGGCCGGCATCCCGCAGATCGCCGCCGTCCTCGGCTCCTGCACGGCCGGCGGCGCGTACGTCCCGGCGATGAGCGACGAGGCGGTGATCGTCCGCGACCAGGGCACGATCTTCCTCGGCGGCCCCCCGCTGGTGAAGGCCGCCACCGGCGAGGTCGTCACGGCGGAGGAGCTGGGCGGCGGCGAGGTCCACTCCCGCGTCTCCGGCGTCACCGACCACCTCGCGGAGGACGACGCGCACGCGCTCAGGATCGTGCGGAACATCGTCGCCACCCTCCCCGCCCGCAAGGACGCCCCCTGGGAGGTGACGGCGGCCGTCGAGCCCAAGGTCGACCCCTTCGGGCTGTACGGCGCGGTCCCGGTCGACTCCCGCACCCCCTACGACGTCCGCGAGATCATCGCCCGCGTGGTGGACGGCTCGCGCTTCAGCGAGTTCAAGTCCGAGTTCGGCCAGACCCTGGTCACCGGCTTCGCCCGCATCCACGGCCACCCGGTCGGCATCGTCGCCAACAACGGCATCCTGTTCTCCGAGTCCGCCCAGAAGGGCGCGCACTTCATCGAGCTGTGCGACCAGCGCGGCATCCCGCTGGTCTTCCTCCAGAACATCTCCGGCTTCATGGTCGGCAAGGACTACGAGGCGGGCGGCATCGCCAAGCACGGCGCCAAGATGGTCACCGCCGTCGCCTGCACCCGCGTACCGAAGCTGACGGTCGTCGTCGGCGGTTCCTACGGCGCGGGCAACTACTCGATGTGCGGCCGCGCCTACTCCCCCCGCTTCATGTGGATGTGGCCCGGCGCCAAGATCTCCGTCATGGGCGGCGAACAGGCCGCCTCGGTGCTCGCCACGGTCAAGCGGGACCAGATGGAGGCGCGCGGCGAGGAGTGGCCCGCCGAGGACGAGGACGCCTTCAAGGCCCCGATCCGCGCCCAGTACGAGGGCCAGGGCAGCGCCTACTACGCCACCGCCCGCCTCTGGGACGACGGCGTGATCGACCCGCTCCAGACCCGTCAGGTGCTCGGACTCGCCCTGACCGCCTGTGCCAACGCGCCGCTGGGAGAGCCCCGGTTCGGCGTCTTCCGGATGTGA
- a CDS encoding phosphatase, whose amino-acid sequence MPISGTPSRAQLVDHLVRTRIAGDVATPRENNLSHYRRLANGDRHYWLGLELGDRWTDEQDVLAVMAERVGVNDDAEHRYGQDTIDPELTVAALERLALRLRKAAEDRQRVLFATGHPGGLLDVHRATAAALRAAGCEIVVIPERLQTDEGYVMQFADVAVLEHGATLWHTHSGDPMRAILTGLEREGRELPDLVVADHGWAGYAAQHGVDAAGYADCNDPALFLAEAEGTLQVAIPLDDHVVSPRHYDPMTAYLLDQAGLA is encoded by the coding sequence ATGCCGATATCCGGGACGCCCAGCCGTGCTCAGCTCGTCGACCATCTGGTGAGAACGCGGATCGCGGGGGACGTGGCGACACCCCGCGAGAACAACCTCTCCCACTACCGCAGGCTGGCCAACGGCGACCGGCACTACTGGCTCGGCCTGGAGCTGGGCGACCGCTGGACCGACGAGCAGGACGTGCTCGCGGTGATGGCCGAGCGGGTCGGCGTGAACGACGACGCCGAGCACCGGTACGGGCAGGACACCATCGACCCGGAGCTGACCGTCGCCGCGCTGGAGCGGCTCGCGCTGCGGCTGCGCAAGGCGGCCGAGGACCGCCAGCGGGTGCTGTTCGCCACCGGGCATCCCGGCGGCCTGCTGGACGTGCACCGGGCGACCGCCGCCGCGCTGCGCGCCGCCGGCTGCGAGATCGTCGTCATCCCGGAGCGGCTGCAGACCGACGAGGGGTACGTCATGCAGTTCGCGGACGTGGCCGTGCTGGAGCACGGCGCGACCTTGTGGCACACCCACTCCGGGGACCCGATGCGCGCCATCCTCACCGGACTCGAACGCGAGGGCCGCGAACTGCCCGACCTCGTCGTGGCCGACCACGGCTGGGCGGGATACGCGGCCCAGCACGGCGTCGACGCGGCCGGGTACGCCGACTGCAACGACCCGGCGCTGTTCCTCGCCGAGGCCGAGGGCACGCTCCAGGTGGCGATCCCGCTGGACGACCACGTGGTCAGCCCCCGTCACTACGACCCGATGACGGCGTACCTGCTGGACCAGGCCGGACTGGCCTGA
- a CDS encoding acyl-CoA dehydrogenase family protein, whose amino-acid sequence MRRTVFNEDHEAFRETLRDFIESEVVPVYDEWFAAGQAPRDFYYKLGELGIFGINVPEEFGGAGLDSHKFEAVLYEETARAGVQFGGSGVHVLLALPYIKMLATDEQKKRFLPKFVTGEEMWAIAMTEPGTGSDLAGMKTTAKLSEDGTHYVLNGAKTFITGGVHADKVIVCARTSAPKEDDRRFGISLFAVDTKSEGYSVGRKLDKLGLKTSDTAELAFVDVKVPVEDLLGEENKGFSYLGHNLASERWGIAFGAYAQAKAAVRFAKSYVQDRTVFGKPVSHFQNTKFELAACQAEVDAAEAVADRATEALDAGELTPAEAASAKLFCTEVAHRVIDRCLQLHGGYGYMNEYPIARLYADNRVNRIYGGTSEIMKSIIAKDMGL is encoded by the coding sequence GTGCGCCGTACGGTGTTCAACGAGGATCACGAGGCGTTCCGGGAGACTCTCCGGGACTTCATCGAGTCCGAGGTCGTGCCGGTCTACGACGAGTGGTTCGCCGCCGGTCAGGCTCCGCGCGACTTCTACTACAAGCTCGGCGAGCTGGGCATCTTCGGGATCAACGTCCCCGAGGAGTTCGGCGGCGCGGGCCTCGACAGCCACAAGTTCGAGGCGGTCCTCTACGAGGAGACCGCCCGCGCGGGCGTCCAGTTCGGCGGCTCCGGCGTGCACGTGCTGCTCGCCCTGCCGTACATCAAGATGCTGGCCACGGACGAGCAGAAGAAGCGTTTCCTGCCGAAGTTCGTCACCGGCGAGGAGATGTGGGCCATCGCGATGACCGAGCCCGGCACCGGCTCGGACCTCGCGGGCATGAAGACCACCGCCAAGCTCTCCGAGGACGGCACGCACTACGTCCTCAACGGCGCCAAGACCTTCATCACCGGCGGTGTGCACGCCGACAAGGTCATCGTCTGCGCCCGCACCTCCGCCCCGAAGGAGGACGACCGCCGGTTCGGCATCTCCCTCTTCGCCGTGGACACCAAGTCCGAGGGCTACTCGGTCGGCCGCAAGCTGGACAAGCTCGGCCTGAAGACCTCCGACACCGCCGAACTCGCCTTCGTGGACGTCAAGGTCCCCGTCGAGGACCTGCTCGGCGAGGAGAACAAGGGCTTCTCCTACCTCGGCCACAACCTGGCCTCCGAGCGCTGGGGCATCGCCTTCGGCGCCTACGCCCAGGCCAAGGCGGCCGTCCGCTTCGCCAAGAGTTACGTCCAGGACCGCACCGTCTTCGGCAAGCCGGTCTCGCACTTCCAGAACACCAAGTTCGAGCTGGCCGCCTGCCAGGCCGAGGTCGACGCCGCCGAGGCCGTCGCCGACCGTGCCACCGAGGCGCTGGACGCCGGCGAGCTGACCCCCGCCGAGGCCGCCTCCGCCAAGCTGTTCTGCACCGAGGTCGCCCACCGCGTGATCGACCGCTGCCTCCAGCTCCACGGCGGCTACGGCTACATGAACGAGTACCCGATCGCCCGCCTGTACGCGGACAACCGCGTCAACCGCATCTACGGCGGCACCAGCGAGATCATGAAGTCGATCATCGCCAAGGACATGGGTCTGTAA
- a CDS encoding TetR/AcrR family transcriptional regulator, whose translation MASRTDAPTRRQQILKEAARLFAERGFHGVGVDEIGAAVGISGPGLYRHFPGKDAMLAELLVGISGQLLTGARRRVAEADGQAGAFAVLDSLIEGHIDFALDDRPLITLHDRELDRLRDSDRKLVRQLQRQYVELWVGVVRETHPALTEPAARSAVHSVFGLLNSTPHLGRAGTLPGRAATATLLHRMARGAFEAAGS comes from the coding sequence ATGGCCAGCAGAACCGACGCCCCGACCCGGCGGCAGCAGATCCTCAAGGAGGCCGCCCGCCTCTTCGCCGAGCGCGGGTTCCACGGCGTGGGCGTGGACGAGATAGGGGCGGCGGTCGGCATCAGCGGCCCCGGCCTCTACCGGCACTTCCCCGGCAAGGACGCGATGCTCGCCGAGCTGCTGGTGGGCATCAGCGGCCAGCTCCTCACCGGCGCGCGGCGCAGGGTCGCCGAGGCGGACGGACAGGCGGGCGCCTTCGCCGTCCTGGACTCCCTCATCGAGGGCCACATCGACTTCGCCCTGGACGACCGCCCCCTGATCACCCTGCACGACCGCGAGCTGGACCGGCTGCGCGACAGCGACCGCAAGCTCGTCCGCCAGCTCCAGCGCCAGTACGTCGAACTCTGGGTCGGCGTCGTCCGCGAGACCCACCCCGCCCTGACGGAACCCGCCGCCCGCTCCGCCGTCCACTCCGTCTTCGGCCTCCTCAATTCCACCCCCCACCTCGGCCGAGCCGGCACCCTCCCCGGCCGAGCGGCCACAGCGACCCTGCTGCACCGGATGGCCCGGGGGGCGTTCGAGGCGGCCGGGTCCTGA
- the tesB gene encoding acyl-CoA thioesterase II, whose product MSQALQDLLDLLDLERIEEDIYRGQSRSAVVPRVFGGQVAAQALVAAGRTVPADRAAHSLHAYFLRTGDPGAPIVYSVDRIRDGRSFTTRRVVAVQHGKPIFHLSASFQAYEDGLDHQAPMPQAPDPATLPTSQERLRGYAHLDPEVVERFLEAREAIDLRYVDEPPYGEFGAPREPHSQVWFRANGKLADDPLLHVVLATYVSDMTLLDSVLLAHGRGGWAVGDVVGASLDHAMWFHRPFRADEWLLYDQESPSAHGGRGLGQARIYTRDGALAISVVQEGVVRVPR is encoded by the coding sequence ATGAGCCAGGCACTTCAGGACCTCCTCGATCTGCTCGACCTCGAGCGGATCGAGGAGGACATCTACCGCGGGCAGTCCCGCTCCGCCGTCGTCCCCCGCGTCTTCGGCGGCCAGGTCGCCGCGCAGGCGCTGGTCGCGGCGGGGCGCACGGTCCCCGCCGACCGCGCCGCCCACTCGCTGCACGCGTACTTCCTGCGCACCGGCGACCCCGGCGCGCCGATCGTCTACAGCGTCGACCGCATCCGCGACGGCCGTTCCTTCACCACCCGCCGCGTGGTCGCCGTCCAGCACGGCAAGCCGATCTTCCACCTCTCCGCGTCCTTCCAGGCGTACGAGGACGGCCTCGACCACCAGGCCCCCATGCCCCAGGCGCCCGACCCGGCCACCCTGCCGACGTCCCAGGAGCGCCTGCGCGGCTACGCCCACCTCGACCCTGAGGTCGTGGAGCGCTTCCTGGAGGCCCGCGAGGCGATCGACCTGCGGTACGTGGACGAGCCGCCGTACGGGGAGTTCGGCGCCCCGCGCGAGCCGCACAGCCAGGTCTGGTTCCGCGCCAACGGCAAGCTGGCCGACGACCCTCTGCTGCACGTCGTCCTCGCCACCTACGTCTCCGACATGACCCTGCTCGACTCGGTGCTGCTCGCCCACGGGCGCGGCGGCTGGGCCGTCGGGGACGTGGTCGGGGCCTCCCTGGACCACGCGATGTGGTTCCACCGCCCCTTCCGCGCCGACGAGTGGCTCCTCTACGACCAGGAGTCCCCTTCCGCACACGGCGGCCGGGGTCTGGGCCAGGCCCGCATCTACACGCGGGACGGCGCCCTCGCCATCTCCGTCGTCCAGGAGGGCGTGGTCCGCGTACCCCGCTGA